A DNA window from Hypanus sabinus isolate sHypSab1 chromosome 27, sHypSab1.hap1, whole genome shotgun sequence contains the following coding sequences:
- the LOC132382212 gene encoding uncharacterized protein LOC132382212: MDRDKFVCWCQFEDVPVQYACVVSGVDFRVSGDVIVRGLSSVKGIGQVELVARRCGKEVGSSWVLVRTSTEVRTVELPATVSVPGEAGPWGLHFYKDEAEELELEVDPREVPGTSKGRWEEGVVTKPRSPGRVEASELAAALYSLVGVAERPRLKLGVFSGAKPTPDGEVDYETWIEHTSLMLEEWPGSEEEKRQRLLGSLRGLAATTIRELKAEKPGASVEDCLEVLEGAFGLSGEPWLLLAEFQRLEQWRGEKLSEYIFRMEGMLSGLRRRGVVKATDVASVRMSQLFSGSLEEDKVAWTIRQAYRKGPPPSFGPLIREVRTDNNPLTYILTSAKLDATGHRWLAALSVYDFSLRYRPGSKNIDADALSRREPGEEEKDEEWESVPAPGVKAMCQFVITVKAEGRGRLERAVDHLGVFDDAIPLVYCDLTALGTKQLPELSPGEVATAQQNDPGIGTVWRAVEKGDGALAEKAKHPYVPLLLKEWSRLKLKTKILYRVTTPPDQPRCWQLVLPEEYHQTVLQALHDDSGHLGVEKTYGLLKDRFYWPRMRGDVEEYCRGCRRCIQRKTLPALAAPLSHLQSAGPLDLICMDFLSIEPDTSNTANVLVITDHYTRYAQAFPTKDQKATTVAKVLWEKYFVHYGLPRRIHSDQGRDFESRLIQELLTMLGVEKSRTTPYHPQGDPQPERFNRTLLDMLGTLEIGQKSRWSRHIGQLVHCYNCTRNEATGYSPYYLMFGREARLPIDVCFGGGVGEFPGKSHLKYVSDMKRELQRAYELAEAAATKQNQRNKMRYDRKVKFVQLLPGDRVLLRNLGLPGKHKLADRWAASPYVIESQMPNLPVYRVKPEDGKGPIKVLHRNHLLPLGQAVQVDKEPEWEVTPSTRTLRGSGEREEPAAEERGRVPHSGMATDSEEDDSDEWVLFPFASAPVPGEEAPGPSHTELGERREGLEGQMERQTTLVGERVESEREPGRSRVREDPCEEGGAGLSGRPGVSETVGSQVTREPSGAEGVWRSQRIRRPPERLTYVVPGEPSVISTAMGSYVIAFCTWVGFCVLREALGTSSNAMRA, encoded by the exons atggacagagataagtttgtttgttggtgccagtttgaagatgtaccggtacagtacgcatgcgtagtgagcggagtggattttcgagtttcagGAGACGTGATAGTgaggggtttaagttcggtgaagggtattgggcaggtagaattggtagctagacggtgtggtaaagaggtggggtctagctgggtgttggttcgtacgagtactgaagtcaggacggtggaactgccggcgacggtcagtgtaccgggggaggcgggcccgtgggggctccacttctacaaggatgaggctgaggagttagagctagaggtggaccccagagaggtgcccggcactagtaaagggaggtgggaggagggagtcgtgactaagccccgctccccaggtagggtggaagcctcggagctggcagccgcactttattccctggtgggggtggccgagaggccacggctgaagctgggggtgttctccggagccaagcctactccggatggggaggtggactatgagacctggatcgagcatacgtctttgatgttagaggagtggccaggttcagaggaggagaagaggcagcgattgctgggaagtttgaggggtttagcagccacaaccatccgggagttgaaagctgagaagcctggggcctcagtggaagactgcctagaagttttggagggagcgtttgggttgtcaggggaaccctggctgcttttagcagagtttcaacgcctggaacaatggagaggggaaaagctctccgagtatatatttaggatggaggggatgctctcggggctgcggcgccgaggggtagtgaaggcgactgacgtggctagcgtgaggatgagtcagctattcagtggctctctggaggaggacaaggtggcgtggactatccggcaggcttataggaaaggtccccctccatccttcgggccactgattagagag gtgagaacggataacaatcctctcacttatattttgacttcggcgaagctggatgccacaggacatcggtggctggcggcattgtcggtatatgatttcagcctgaggtaccgccccggaagcaagaatatcgatgcggatgcattgtctcgtcgggagccgggggaggaggagaaggacgaggagtgggagagtgtccctgcccctggagtgaaggcgatgtgtcagtttgttatcaccgtgaaggccgagggaagagggaggctggaacgagccgtggaccatttgggggtttttgacgacgccatacccctagtttactgtgacctgaccgctctggggactaaacagttgccggaactgagtccgggggaagtggcaactgctcagcaaaatgacccgggcattggcacagtgtggagagcggtcgagaagggggatggggcgttggctgagaaggcgaaacacccatatgtgcctctgttgttgaaggagtggtctcggttgaagttaaagaccaaaatcttgtaccgggtaacaacgcctccggaccaaccccgctgttggcaactggtcctgccagaGGAGTATcaccagactgtactccaggccttacatgatgattctggacatttgggggtggaaaagacatatggattactcaaagaccggttctactggccccggatgaggggggacgtcgaagaatattgtaggggatgccgtcgttgcatccagaggaagaccctgccagcgttggcggctccactgtcgcacttgcagagtgcgggacctctggacctgatatgtatggatttcctgtcgattgagcctgacaccagcaacaccgcgaatgtattagtcatcaccgatcattacactcgctatgctcaggcatttcccaccaaggatcagaaggcgacgacagtggcgaaggtgctatgggagaagtactttgtgcattacggccttcccaggcgaatccatagtgatcaggggagggactttgagagccgccttatccaggaattactgactatgcttggggttgagaaatccaggactaccccttaccacccacagggagatcctcagccagagagattcaacaggaccctgttggatatgcttgggacgctggagattgggcagaaaagcaggtggagtcgtcatattggacaattggttcactgttacaattgtactcgcaatgaggctacagggtattcaccctattatctgatgtttgggcgggaagcgaggttgcccattgacgtgtgttttggaggtggagtgggtgaatttcccgggaagtcccatctaaagtacgtgtccgacatgaagagggagttacagcgggcgtacgagttggccgaggcggcggctaccaaacaaaatcagcggaataagatgcggtatgatcgaaaggtgaagtttgtacaattattaccgggcgaccgggtccttttacggaatttgggactccctggtaagcacaagttggcagatcgatgggcggccagcccctatgtaatagagagccagatgccgaacctgccagtttaccgggtgaaacccgaggatggaaaagggcctatcaaggtactccataggaatcacctgctgccactgggtcaagcggtgcaggtggataaggagcccgagtgggaggttacgcccagtacaaggactctgcgagggagcggagaacgggaagagcccgctgctgaagagcggggacgggtccctcactcgggaatggctaccgattcagaggaggacgactcagatgagtgggtcctgttcccattcgctagtgctccagtaccaggagaggaggctcctggcccttcccatactgaattgggtgagaggagggaaggtcttgagggtcagatggagaggcagactacattggtgggagagagggtggaatctgAGCGTGAGCCGGGGAgatctcgggtgagggaggacccctgtgaggaagggggtgcgggtctgtcaggtagacctggggtgtccgagacagtgggttcgcaggtgacgagggagcccagtggggcagaaggggtatggagatctcagaggattaggcgccccccggagcggttgacatatgtggtaccgggagaaccgagtgtgatttctactgctatgggtagttatgtcattgccttctgcacctgggttgggttttgtgtgttgcgagaagctttggggacctctagtaatgccatgagggcatga